A portion of the Pseudomonas sp. GR 6-02 genome contains these proteins:
- a CDS encoding DUF427 domain-containing protein — protein MKVPGAGSPISIVPQPGCVVVKFHGIQVASSTRALVMHETNYPPVYYIPREDIAEQYFARTDHTSYCPYKGDASYYSLQIPGHEGANAVWSYEHPKVSVAQIGGYVAFYPDEVTFEVLKT, from the coding sequence ATGAAAGTCCCAGGTGCCGGTAGTCCCATCTCCATCGTCCCCCAACCCGGCTGCGTGGTGGTGAAGTTCCATGGCATTCAAGTGGCGTCGTCCACTCGGGCGCTGGTCATGCATGAGACCAATTATCCTCCGGTGTACTACATCCCGCGGGAGGACATCGCCGAACAGTATTTCGCCCGCACCGACCACACCAGCTATTGCCCGTACAAGGGCGATGCCAGCTATTACAGCCTGCAGATCCCCGGGCATGAAGGTGCCAATGCGGTATGGAGTTATGAGCACCCCAAGGTGTCGGTTGCGCAGATTGGCGGGTATGTGGCGTTCTATCCTGACGAAGTGACGTTTGAGGTGCTCAAGACCTG
- a CDS encoding DNA topoisomerase III, translating into MRLYLCEKPSQAKDIAAVLGARRRGDGCWLGTDVTVTWCIGHLLETAPPDAYDARYKRWVLADLPIIPEKWKMTVKPRTASQYKAVKRLLGEASELVIATDADREGEMIARELVEHCRYRGPIQRLWLSALDDASIRKALAALKPGAETFSLYHSALGRSRADWLIGMNMSRLFTLLGRQSGYQGVLPVGRVQTPTLRLVVDRDRSIADFVPVAYWAIDVQLLHDGTAFTAQWRAASDACDDQDRCLNQALAQQAAAAIGNAASARVIKLRTERMREVAPLPFDLGTLQEVCSKKLGLGAQETLDIAQALYETHKVITYPRSDCGYLPLSQHSEAPGILAALRQADPALNALHDYLEPQRRSRAWNDAKVSAHHGIIPTAAAKNLDRLVGKQRAVYTLIRARYLAQFLPNHEYDRTQADFDCAGEALRAVGKQIAEPGWKRALPEALAPAKGREAPAPQTLPTLAEGRDCAVADVKLKDLWTQPPKPFTEGDLIKAMKNVAKLVEDPLLKQKLKDTTGIGTEATRASIIQGLLDRGYLIKNGKALAATPAAFSLIDAVPRAIADPGTTAIWEQALDMVQSGEMSLEEFVTKQAAWMSKQVARCAGLNLTISGPASPAGRGATPWKNKRKPAKRKPSTGTKRAAKPAGKV; encoded by the coding sequence ATGCGGCTGTACCTCTGTGAAAAACCTTCCCAGGCCAAAGATATCGCGGCCGTGCTCGGCGCCAGGCGTCGAGGCGACGGCTGCTGGCTGGGAACGGACGTCACGGTGACCTGGTGCATCGGCCACCTGCTGGAAACCGCGCCGCCGGATGCCTACGACGCGCGTTACAAGCGCTGGGTGCTGGCGGATCTGCCGATCATTCCCGAAAAATGGAAAATGACCGTCAAGCCGCGCACGGCCAGCCAGTACAAGGCAGTCAAACGCCTGCTCGGCGAGGCCAGTGAACTGGTGATTGCCACCGACGCCGACCGTGAGGGCGAGATGATCGCCCGGGAACTGGTGGAACATTGCCGTTATCGCGGGCCGATCCAGCGGCTGTGGTTGTCGGCCCTGGACGATGCATCGATCCGCAAGGCGCTGGCGGCGCTCAAGCCCGGGGCCGAGACGTTCAGCCTCTATCATTCGGCGTTGGGGCGCTCCCGGGCCGACTGGTTGATCGGGATGAACATGAGTCGGCTGTTCACCCTGCTGGGGCGTCAGTCCGGCTATCAGGGCGTGTTGCCGGTCGGTCGGGTGCAGACGCCGACTTTGCGCCTGGTGGTGGATCGCGACCGCAGCATTGCCGATTTCGTCCCGGTGGCCTACTGGGCCATCGACGTGCAACTGCTGCACGATGGCACTGCGTTCACTGCCCAGTGGCGCGCGGCGTCCGATGCTTGTGACGATCAGGATCGCTGCCTGAACCAGGCGCTGGCCCAGCAGGCGGCTGCAGCCATTGGCAATGCGGCGAGCGCTCGGGTGATCAAGCTACGTACCGAGCGCATGCGCGAAGTCGCGCCGCTGCCGTTCGACCTGGGCACCTTGCAGGAAGTCTGCTCGAAAAAACTCGGGCTCGGCGCCCAGGAAACCCTCGATATCGCCCAGGCCCTGTATGAAACCCATAAAGTCATCACCTACCCGCGCAGCGACTGCGGCTACCTGCCCCTGAGTCAGCACAGCGAAGCGCCGGGTATTCTGGCGGCGCTCCGGCAAGCCGATCCGGCCCTGAACGCCTTGCACGATTATCTGGAGCCGCAACGCCGATCGCGGGCCTGGAACGATGCCAAGGTCAGCGCGCACCACGGCATCATTCCGACCGCCGCGGCGAAGAATCTCGATCGACTGGTGGGCAAGCAACGGGCGGTCTACACCCTGATTCGTGCGCGTTACCTGGCGCAGTTCCTGCCCAATCATGAGTACGACCGCACCCAGGCCGACTTCGACTGCGCCGGTGAAGCCTTGCGCGCCGTGGGCAAGCAGATTGCCGAGCCCGGCTGGAAACGCGCCCTGCCCGAAGCCCTCGCGCCCGCCAAGGGCCGCGAAGCACCGGCACCGCAAACACTGCCGACACTGGCCGAAGGGCGTGACTGCGCGGTGGCCGACGTGAAGCTCAAGGACCTCTGGACCCAGCCGCCCAAGCCATTCACCGAAGGCGATCTGATCAAGGCAATGAAGAACGTTGCCAAACTGGTGGAAGATCCGCTGCTCAAGCAAAAGCTCAAGGACACCACTGGCATCGGCACCGAAGCCACACGCGCCTCGATCATCCAGGGCCTGTTGGATCGTGGTTATCTGATCAAGAACGGCAAGGCCCTGGCCGCGACGCCGGCGGCTTTCAGCCTGATCGATGCGGTGCCGCGAGCGATTGCCGACCCCGGCACCACGGCAATCTGGGAACAGGCGCTGGACATGGTGCAGAGCGGTGAAATGAGCCTGGAAGAATTCGTCACTAAACAGGCCGCGTGGATGAGCAAGCAAGTGGCACGCTGCGCCGGCCTGAACCTGACCATCAGCGGGCCGGCAAGCCCGGCCGGGCGTGGCGCCACACCGTGGAAAAACAAACGCAAACCCGCCAAACGCAAGCCTTCGACTGGAACCAAGCGCGCGGCGAAACCGGCGGGCAAGGTTTGA
- a CDS encoding GNAT family N-acetyltransferase yields the protein MATIRSQPSIELHAAQRDELETIENLMQFYMYDFSEWLPLKLGEHGFFNIQPRLDYWRNPATRPFLIKVDGELAGFVTVDNETHIVGAEYNIGYFFVSRRFRGQGVAKFVVSALLSRFPGQWQIFHIDANQPARLFWARVMPDLTAGVFTVHQLPIDGYPCTVYRFERSQPSATPTGPG from the coding sequence ATGGCGACAATCAGGAGCCAGCCCTCGATAGAACTGCACGCCGCCCAGCGCGACGAACTGGAAACCATCGAAAACCTGATGCAGTTCTACATGTACGATTTCAGCGAATGGCTGCCGCTGAAGCTCGGGGAACATGGTTTCTTCAACATCCAGCCCAGACTGGACTACTGGCGCAACCCGGCAACCCGGCCGTTTCTGATCAAGGTCGACGGCGAGCTGGCAGGGTTCGTGACCGTGGATAACGAAACCCATATCGTCGGCGCCGAGTACAACATCGGCTACTTTTTTGTCAGTCGACGCTTTCGTGGCCAAGGTGTCGCGAAGTTTGTCGTCTCTGCCCTCTTGAGCCGCTTCCCCGGTCAATGGCAGATTTTCCACATCGATGCCAACCAGCCTGCGCGGCTGTTCTGGGCCAGGGTGATGCCCGATCTCACGGCCGGAGTGTTCACCGTGCATCAGCTGCCGATCGACGGTTATCCATGCACCGTTTACCGCTTTGAAAGATCGCAGCCCTCGGCAACGCCTACGGGGCCGGGGTAA